From a region of the Bacteroidota bacterium genome:
- a CDS encoding fibrobacter succinogenes major paralogous domain-containing protein — MKTQLLALAILLNVTVSFAQLTSTFTDARDGKVYKTVQIGKQIWMAENLAYKAGSGCWAYGDNAENVARYGYLYDFETAITACPPGWHVPTDEEWNVLTEYLGNQDSCGRKLKSGTGWSSPNDTLANSTKFTALPGGLRFMGGTYDRLGVKGFWWSSTESESHMAWYRSILSDDNKVNRYDDYKDYGLSVRCIKD; from the coding sequence ATGAAGACTCAATTATTAGCACTCGCCATTTTGCTTAATGTAACGGTTTCCTTCGCACAGCTAACATCAACTTTTACGGATGCAAGAGATGGGAAAGTTTATAAAACAGTACAGATAGGCAAACAAATCTGGATGGCAGAAAACCTTGCCTATAAAGCCGGCAGCGGTTGTTGGGCTTATGGTGATAATGCGGAAAATGTTGCCCGATACGGATATCTGTACGACTTTGAAACAGCAATAACGGCTTGCCCCCCGGGCTGGCATGTACCTACCGATGAGGAGTGGAATGTACTGACGGAATATTTAGGCAATCAGGATAGCTGCGGAAGAAAATTAAAATCCGGGACCGGATGGAGCAGCCCAAATGACACGTTGGCGAATTCAACAAAGTTTACGGCCCTCCCCGGAGGTCTGCGCTTTATGGGAGGAACCTATGACAGATTGGGTGTTAAAGGATTCTGGTGGAGTTCAACAGAATCAGAATCACATATGGCATGGTACCGTAGTATTTTGAGCGACGATAATAAGGTGAATCGTTACGATGACTATAAAGATTACGGACTTTCCGTGCGTTGCATCAAAGATTAA
- a CDS encoding HTH domain-containing protein codes for MDAKTHVLEAMKKEKAPLNAGKIAELTNLDRKLVDKAMAELKAEGSIVSPKRCYWQAK; via the coding sequence ATGGACGCAAAAACACACGTATTGGAAGCAATGAAAAAAGAAAAAGCTCCGCTGAACGCCGGGAAAATCGCAGAGCTGACAAACCTTGACCGTAAACTGGTTGATAAGGCAATGGCTGAATTGAAAGCAGAAGGCTCCATCGTATCGCCCAAAAGATGCTACTGGCAAGCAAAGTAA